Proteins from a single region of bacterium:
- a CDS encoding FliA/WhiG family RNA polymerase sigma factor has product MMACKDQDLWVRFREQNDMEAREELLKKNIPLVRFTIERMTVPQNRSWLDLDDLMTAGIIGLIDAVGKFNPDRGGKFSTYAFFRIRGAVLDEMRSMDWVPRSVRQKTRELEQAYEHLNNKLHRPVTDQDLAKHFKMSMKRFQSMLTDINIPPVISLDEIMEDREKKRRDIFAVETNPIERHFGGAFTELAAKEARDLLGTMIERLPEKERLVLTLYYYEELTLKEIAAILEVTESRICQIHGQAVVHLRTAMKAERMDFIIK; this is encoded by the coding sequence ATGATGGCATGTAAAGATCAGGATTTGTGGGTTCGGTTTCGTGAGCAAAATGATATGGAGGCGCGAGAGGAATTGTTGAAAAAAAATATTCCTTTGGTCCGGTTTACCATTGAGCGGATGACAGTTCCGCAAAACCGTTCCTGGTTGGATCTCGATGATTTGATGACAGCCGGTATCATCGGATTGATTGATGCGGTGGGAAAATTCAACCCGGACAGAGGGGGGAAATTTTCCACTTATGCATTCTTCAGAATTCGCGGTGCCGTACTGGATGAGATGCGCTCTATGGATTGGGTGCCGCGCTCTGTTCGTCAAAAAACGCGGGAACTGGAACAAGCTTATGAGCATTTGAATAACAAGCTGCACCGTCCAGTCACAGATCAGGATTTGGCCAAGCACTTTAAAATGTCCATGAAACGCTTCCAGAGCATGCTCACGGACATTAATATTCCTCCCGTGATTTCCCTGGATGAGATTATGGAAGACCGCGAAAAGAAGCGGCGTGATATTTTTGCGGTTGAAACCAATCCGATTGAACGTCATTTTGGCGGTGCCTTTACGGAATTGGCAGCCAAGGAAGCTCGTGATTTACTCGGGACAATGATTGAGCGGCTGCCGGAAAAGGAACGTTTGGTACTTACCCTGTATTATTATGAAGAATTAACCCTCAAAGAGATTGCGGCAATTCTGGAAGTGACTGAGTCGCGGATTTGCCAGATTCACGGCCAGGCGGTCGTACATCTGCGTACCGCGATGAAGGCAGAGCGTATGGATTTTATTATTAAATGA
- a CDS encoding response regulator — protein MAGKKILVVDDHKEMVELISENFRLHGYEVIGVSNGQEALAKVYQEKPDLVLLDVMMPMLDGYEICHTLKTNEETKHIPIILITVKGDESDIEKGFEVRADGYVVKPFESTELFEFAEKFLKKTN, from the coding sequence ATGGCAGGCAAAAAAATATTGGTGGTGGATGACCACAAGGAAATGGTTGAACTTATATCCGAAAATTTTCGACTTCACGGATATGAAGTCATCGGTGTAAGCAATGGGCAAGAGGCCTTGGCCAAGGTTTATCAGGAAAAACCGGATTTGGTGCTTCTGGATGTCATGATGCCCATGTTGGATGGTTATGAAATTTGTCATACCTTGAAAACCAACGAGGAAACCAAGCATATTCCAATTATCCTTATCACCGTCAAAGGCGATGAATCCGATATTGAAAAAGGCTTTGAAGTTAGGGCGGATGGTTATGTCGTCAAACCTTTTGAATCTACCGAGTTGTTTGAATTTGCTGAAAAATTCCTTAAAAAAACCAATTGA
- a CDS encoding response regulator, which yields MEPGRIYCIDDDEDILLLYSLVLQQAGHQVTMISDGEAAIKAIEEHQPDLIILDEKMSGYSGMEICAIIRTNEKLPYIPIIMVTGVDSKEGKIKSLEEGIDDYMLKPFDHEELIAKVLVMLRIKRLHLDLLQTRQDLVKAEKLAAVGQLAAATAHEVRNPLSIIGASVQFLKSKMENDDEGTQVMDTILRKISEIDGTIRELLAAARPLKLKKKPMDINQCVREVVGFIKEKCLVQKIELELVLNADLPEILGDEEYLQRVFLNIFINALNSMGQGGFLRVFSEKEGDNRICIRIEDTGKGIPPEDIEHLFEPFFTRHPGGSGLGLFVVKMIVDELKGDIRVSSQPGQGTVFYVAFPIENNEKMLKSDPVIPDNSTIGEGSG from the coding sequence ATGGAGCCCGGTCGTATTTATTGTATTGATGATGATGAAGATATTTTATTACTCTACAGTTTGGTTTTACAGCAGGCCGGACACCAGGTGACAATGATTTCCGATGGCGAGGCAGCCATCAAAGCGATTGAAGAGCATCAACCGGATTTGATTATTCTGGATGAAAAAATGTCCGGTTATTCAGGTATGGAAATATGCGCCATCATTCGCACCAATGAAAAGCTGCCTTATATCCCCATTATTATGGTTACGGGGGTGGATTCGAAAGAAGGGAAAATCAAAAGTCTGGAAGAGGGAATTGATGACTATATGCTCAAACCCTTTGACCATGAGGAGCTTATCGCCAAGGTACTGGTGATGTTACGAATTAAACGCCTTCATCTTGATTTACTGCAGACCCGGCAAGATCTGGTCAAAGCGGAGAAATTGGCTGCGGTGGGCCAGTTGGCGGCTGCCACGGCCCATGAAGTGAGGAATCCGCTTTCCATTATTGGTGCTTCCGTCCAATTTTTAAAAAGTAAGATGGAGAATGACGATGAGGGCACACAGGTGATGGATACGATTTTGCGGAAAATTTCGGAGATCGATGGAACGATTCGTGAATTGCTGGCAGCTGCCAGGCCATTGAAATTGAAAAAAAAACCAATGGATATCAACCAGTGTGTCCGTGAAGTTGTTGGTTTTATCAAGGAAAAATGTTTGGTTCAAAAAATCGAGCTTGAACTGGTGCTGAATGCTGATTTACCTGAAATTTTAGGGGACGAGGAGTATCTTCAGCGTGTTTTTCTCAATATTTTCATCAATGCCCTCAATAGCATGGGGCAAGGTGGTTTTTTGCGGGTTTTTTCAGAAAAAGAAGGCGACAATAGAATTTGTATCAGGATTGAGGATACAGGAAAAGGTATCCCTCCCGAAGATATTGAACATTTATTTGAACCGTTTTTTACTCGTCATCCAGGTGGTTCGGGTTTGGGATTATTTGTGGTTAAAATGATTGTGGATGAGCTCAAAGGAGATATTCGGGTTTCTTCACAGCCCGGGCAAGGGACGGTTTTTTATGTTGCTTTTCCAATAGAAAATAACGAAAAAATGCTAAAGTCCGATCCTGTCATCCCCGATAATAGCACTATCGGGGAAGGGAGTGGTTAA
- a CDS encoding bifunctional homocysteine S-methyltransferase/methylenetetrahydrofolate reductase, giving the protein MPGACSLLLKSGVVFLVKSFSEKLKEGVVLFDGAMGTMLYKKGAYINQCYEGLNLTAPKMVSDIYAAYVQAGADVIKTNTYGANGNKLKGFGLEAKVREINMRAVEMAKEAAQDAALVAGSVGPLGAHLKPLGPLGGEQAKALYQAQIGSLIEAGVDLIVFESFSDSQELKLAVEITRSISDLPIIAQGSFNEKGETAIGTTLDIFLKAADKLDVDVIGFNCSTGPADMISLLEKAQTITKKPISCMPNAGMPKVVDGRYFYLASIEYMAEYAKRFIQTGARVVGGCCGTAPKHIKAMHSAIRALFPGKRNVEVVLTETEQAAVEEVPQADKSRLGQALHTGKFITTIEITPPRSADPTDTIAKCRLLEANGIDAVNIPDGPRASARLSPMVLAMLIEQQVGIEAILHYTCRDRNIIGMQSDLLGLHAAGIRNLLIITGDPPKVGDYPDATAVFDVDSIGLTKIVTGLNQARDVGGNPIPKPLAFLKGVGVNPGAINLDEEIERLHQKIAAGAEFMITQPVFDPDIFFRFRDRIKDVTLPIVAGIWPLMSFKNAEFMNNEVPGATVPPVIMERMRAKGSGRDAQQEGVKIAGEALVKIKKHIQGVQVSAPFGKADLAVQVLKLGGVQTEEEKYANE; this is encoded by the coding sequence ATGCCGGGTGCCTGTTCTCTACTATTAAAGTCAGGGGTGGTTTTTTTAGTGAAATCGTTTAGTGAAAAATTAAAGGAAGGTGTGGTTCTGTTTGACGGTGCGATGGGAACCATGCTGTATAAAAAAGGCGCGTACATCAACCAATGTTACGAAGGGCTTAATCTTACAGCGCCTAAAATGGTTTCTGATATTTATGCGGCGTATGTACAAGCCGGCGCAGATGTGATTAAAACCAATACTTACGGCGCCAATGGCAATAAATTGAAGGGTTTTGGTTTAGAAGCCAAGGTTCGCGAGATTAATATGCGGGCGGTGGAGATGGCCAAGGAGGCGGCACAGGATGCAGCCTTGGTGGCTGGTTCAGTAGGGCCTTTGGGTGCTCACTTAAAACCGTTGGGTCCCCTTGGCGGGGAACAGGCCAAAGCACTTTATCAAGCGCAGATCGGCAGTCTCATTGAGGCGGGTGTTGATCTGATTGTTTTTGAGAGTTTTTCAGATAGTCAGGAACTTAAGTTGGCAGTTGAGATCACCCGTTCCATTTCCGATTTACCGATTATTGCGCAAGGATCATTTAATGAAAAAGGTGAGACTGCGATCGGCACGACCCTGGATATTTTTTTGAAAGCGGCGGATAAGCTCGATGTGGATGTGATTGGGTTTAATTGTTCCACCGGCCCGGCGGATATGATTTCGCTCTTGGAAAAAGCTCAAACGATTACAAAAAAACCAATCTCATGCATGCCCAATGCCGGGATGCCCAAAGTGGTTGACGGCCGTTATTTTTATCTGGCATCAATTGAATATATGGCGGAGTACGCGAAACGCTTTATCCAGACCGGCGCCCGGGTTGTCGGCGGATGCTGCGGTACGGCACCCAAGCATATTAAAGCCATGCACTCGGCCATTCGGGCGCTGTTTCCCGGTAAACGCAATGTGGAAGTCGTCCTGACGGAAACGGAACAGGCAGCTGTTGAGGAAGTACCCCAAGCGGACAAGTCCCGGCTGGGCCAGGCGCTTCACACCGGGAAATTTATCACAACCATTGAAATCACCCCGCCGCGTAGTGCTGATCCGACGGACACGATTGCCAAGTGCCGTTTGTTAGAGGCGAACGGGATTGATGCAGTGAATATTCCTGACGGGCCGCGTGCTTCCGCCCGGCTTTCTCCCATGGTGCTGGCCATGCTGATCGAGCAGCAAGTTGGGATTGAAGCTATCTTGCACTACACATGCCGGGACCGGAATATCATTGGGATGCAGTCGGATTTATTGGGGTTGCATGCTGCCGGAATTCGTAATTTGCTTATTATCACAGGAGATCCGCCAAAAGTGGGGGATTACCCGGATGCCACGGCAGTCTTTGATGTGGATTCCATTGGACTTACCAAAATCGTGACAGGTCTCAATCAGGCGCGTGATGTTGGCGGCAATCCGATACCCAAACCGCTGGCTTTTTTAAAAGGCGTGGGGGTGAATCCCGGTGCGATTAATTTGGATGAGGAAATTGAACGGCTTCATCAAAAAATTGCCGCTGGTGCGGAATTTATGATTACCCAGCCGGTTTTTGATCCGGACATTTTTTTTCGGTTTCGAGATAGAATCAAGGATGTCACCCTTCCCATTGTTGCCGGGATCTGGCCTTTGATGTCTTTTAAAAATGCGGAGTTCATGAATAATGAAGTTCCCGGGGCCACAGTACCGCCTGTAATTATGGAAAGAATGCGCGCAAAAGGCAGCGGGCGTGATGCACAGCAAGAGGGCGTGAAAATTGCCGGGGAGGCATTGGTTAAAATCAAAAAGCAT
- a CDS encoding sigma-54 dependent transcriptional regulator codes for MSVTLHKILVVDDEPEICWIMKKILVEKGYEVQTAFNGEQGLEMAEALNPDLVFLDLRLPGMDGLEVLERLKKKIASLPVVILSAFENINAAVRAMKLGAYDYISKPLNVDEMLITLKNALKTKQLMNEVKQLKNQISNKNRHYFIWNCPAMQKVMTMVNKISQYDVTVLVLGASGTGKELIAEYIHKNSPRKDKPMISIDCSALPENLVESELFGYEKGAFTGANEAKPGRFELANGGTLLLDEIGNLPVSTQIKLLRVLQERKLQRLGGKSEIEIDVRVITATNVDLKKSMLQGTFREDLYHRINEFSIIIPPLIERKEDIELLVRHFIDRFSRQFDKPVPVMTPETLTFLQQYTWPGNIRELMNAIKRAVVMAGDTITLEYFPKEHFENKVVEKPTEPEAICGRGLPIRPLKEVCQEVSRRVEKETISRVLQETRWNKVKTARMLKINYKTLFNKMRELGI; via the coding sequence ATGAGTGTAACCTTACATAAAATATTGGTCGTTGATGATGAGCCGGAGATTTGTTGGATTATGAAAAAAATACTCGTAGAAAAGGGGTATGAGGTGCAGACGGCATTCAATGGTGAGCAGGGTCTTGAAATGGCGGAAGCACTGAACCCGGATCTCGTATTTTTAGACCTGAGACTTCCCGGAATGGATGGTCTTGAAGTTTTAGAACGGTTGAAGAAAAAAATTGCTTCACTTCCGGTGGTTATTCTTTCTGCTTTTGAAAATATTAATGCGGCTGTCCGTGCTATGAAACTAGGCGCTTATGATTATATCAGCAAGCCGTTGAATGTGGATGAAATGCTGATTACGTTAAAAAATGCATTGAAAACAAAACAATTAATGAATGAAGTGAAACAACTTAAAAATCAAATCAGTAACAAAAACCGCCATTACTTTATCTGGAATTGTCCCGCCATGCAAAAAGTTATGACCATGGTCAACAAGATCTCGCAGTATGATGTCACAGTTCTGGTGTTGGGCGCCAGCGGGACAGGCAAAGAACTTATTGCGGAATACATTCATAAGAACAGTCCCCGTAAAGACAAGCCAATGATTTCAATTGATTGCAGTGCATTACCGGAAAATCTGGTGGAATCGGAATTGTTTGGGTATGAAAAGGGCGCTTTTACGGGTGCCAACGAGGCCAAGCCGGGGCGGTTTGAATTGGCAAACGGCGGAACACTGTTGCTGGATGAGATCGGCAATCTCCCCGTGTCCACCCAGATTAAACTATTGCGGGTTTTACAGGAACGGAAATTACAGCGCCTGGGCGGGAAAAGTGAAATTGAGATTGATGTCCGCGTCATCACCGCCACCAATGTCGATCTAAAAAAATCCATGCTGCAAGGAACCTTCCGGGAGGATTTGTATCATCGGATAAACGAATTTTCCATAATCATTCCGCCGCTCATTGAGCGCAAGGAAGATATTGAATTGTTGGTCCGGCATTTTATAGACCGTTTCAGCCGTCAGTTTGATAAGCCGGTTCCCGTCATGACACCGGAAACCCTTACTTTTTTACAGCAGTACACCTGGCCGGGGAATATTCGCGAATTGATGAATGCCATCAAGCGTGCGGTGGTGATGGCGGGCGACACAATTACATTAGAGTATTTCCCAAAAGAACATTTTGAGAACAAGGTGGTGGAAAAACCGACAGAACCGGAAGCGATCTGTGGGAGGGGTCTGCCGATTAGGCCGCTCAAAGAGGTGTGCCAGGAAGTTTCCCGGCGCGTGGAAAAGGAGACCATCAGCCGCGTTTTGCAGGAAACCCGTTGGAACAAAGTCAAGACAGCGCGAATGTTAAAGATAAATTATAAAACCTTATTTAATAAAATGAGGGAACTCGGAATCTAG
- a CDS encoding class I SAM-dependent methyltransferase codes for MSQRLYKVIDIKVASRIFCGTVLEIGPGTTWPGQRLLKKNTHLELTGIGFSGEQRAQALIQAKQWGVRTKTTYIPGELTKIPLPDKSIDAVVSFGALHAWEQPMIVFNEIARVLKIEGEFFIGDVRQDATWWQIPWMPGKSQGIRAVYQSRRTAMTASDLCLLLAGTQIKQCRVSISGPDLWITKQ; via the coding sequence ATGAGTCAGCGTTTGTATAAAGTCATTGATATCAAAGTTGCGTCCCGTATTTTTTGCGGAACAGTTCTTGAAATTGGACCCGGGACGACCTGGCCGGGACAGCGCTTGCTTAAGAAAAACACGCATCTGGAATTGACGGGTATTGGTTTTTCCGGCGAGCAAAGAGCACAGGCGCTCATACAGGCCAAACAGTGGGGTGTAAGGACCAAGACGACATACATTCCAGGGGAACTCACCAAGATTCCGCTGCCGGATAAAAGTATTGATGCGGTTGTTTCTTTCGGCGCCCTGCATGCCTGGGAGCAGCCGATGATAGTATTCAATGAAATTGCCCGGGTTTTGAAAATAGAAGGAGAGTTTTTTATAGGGGATGTCAGACAGGATGCCACCTGGTGGCAGATTCCCTGGATGCCGGGAAAAAGCCAGGGTATTCGGGCGGTTTACCAGTCCAGAAGAACCGCGATGACTGCCTCGGACCTGTGTCTTTTATTGGCGGGAACGCAGATAAAACAATGCCGGGTTTCGATTTCCGGGCCGGATCTTTGGATTACCAAGCAGTAA
- a CDS encoding FeoA domain-containing protein has product MQDFMRRYETFANGHGWRTSVKHKIIIREVFNLHAHFTEKDLAEHASLSKISAKTRNQVLARLVTSGLIRKMFFGEKSIFYEHVYGHVHHDHLVCVHCGSIIEFQDEKIEQRQKAVCQKHAFRMIKHSMHILGECGACQKKNAGHVLNVPGEKTGAEHKTDHVPLSTVPSGKCVTIVRINGGTSLQHRLSEMGLVPGTQIRVVSNLFSGPFIIQIQAGRLAIGHQITHKVMVRDSDCKEKNV; this is encoded by the coding sequence ATGCAGGATTTTATGCGCCGTTATGAAACATTTGCAAATGGACACGGGTGGCGGACTTCAGTAAAACATAAGATTATTATTCGAGAAGTTTTTAATTTGCATGCTCATTTTACGGAAAAAGATTTGGCGGAGCATGCAAGTCTTTCAAAAATTTCCGCCAAAACGCGCAATCAGGTGCTGGCGCGGCTGGTAACATCCGGTTTGATAAGAAAAATGTTTTTTGGAGAGAAAAGCATTTTTTATGAGCATGTTTACGGTCATGTCCATCATGATCATTTGGTGTGCGTTCACTGCGGAAGCATCATAGAATTTCAAGATGAAAAAATTGAGCAGAGGCAAAAGGCGGTCTGTCAAAAGCACGCTTTTAGAATGATTAAACATTCCATGCATATTTTAGGTGAGTGCGGAGCGTGCCAAAAGAAAAATGCCGGCCACGTGTTGAATGTCCCGGGGGAGAAAACCGGCGCGGAGCATAAAACGGATCATGTCCCGCTCTCGACGGTCCCCAGCGGGAAGTGTGTTACAATTGTGCGAATTAACGGCGGCACATCTTTACAACACCGGTTAAGCGAAATGGGATTGGTGCCGGGAACGCAAATCCGGGTTGTCTCCAACCTGTTTTCCGGTCCATTTATCATTCAAATCCAGGCAGGACGTCTGGCGATTGGCCATCAGATAACCCATAAAGTTATGGTTCGTGATTCGGATTGCAAAGAAAAAAACGTTTAA
- a CDS encoding flagellar biosynthesis anti-sigma factor FlgM yields MAQTKMIFYQHWRNRVAKKGFSDFELVSDESFQRLSRHAGTLILEKQYEDITQEMTPEMIFFKKEKKNNSEEQLVRELVKECKNQKIFRKSKIDDIKQRIQSNQYHISGKAVVDKWFSEESEL; encoded by the coding sequence ATGGCGCAGACGAAGATGATTTTTTATCAACACTGGCGAAATAGGGTTGCAAAAAAAGGATTTTCCGATTTTGAGCTGGTAAGTGACGAATCTTTTCAGCGTTTATCAAGACATGCGGGTACACTTATTCTTGAAAAGCAGTACGAAGATATTACTCAGGAGATGACGCCGGAAATGATTTTTTTCAAAAAAGAAAAGAAAAATAATTCAGAAGAGCAGCTTGTTCGCGAGCTGGTCAAAGAGTGTAAAAACCAGAAAATTTTTAGAAAAAGTAAAATTGACGACATTAAACAAAGGATTCAGAGTAACCAATACCATATTTCCGGTAAAGCGGTCGTGGATAAATGGTTTTCTGAGGAATCAGAATTGTAA
- a CDS encoding efflux RND transporter permease subunit produces the protein MEKILEYLVRNKLLINLIVITIFIFGMTSLLEIRREVFPATDMDTMIIRAIYPGASAADVELNVVIPIETELGKIAGIKEHASFAIENGATLYAHLDYDLENKQAVKDEIHRKITLGNILDIPDEVEEITIVEVNPKRMAVYTLSITQAGDGALQEKALNRFARQLEEDLLKVKGVGEIRKKGYRDREIVVAVHPAKLRDYYISLNDVVKSIQARNVRATGGTLQSLQKEQTIVTIGQFEKPMEVKDVIVRSSFEQKRVRIKDIATVRDGFKKEAIRVNVNGKKAIVFQVVKKENADVVKTSQNVKAYLQKLKPRVADRFEITTLEDRSLSVTALLDVVVNNALIGFILVFVVLFLFLDLKTSFWTAVGIPISLLMVIIYMNLTNISLNLMSLGAIIVVLGMLVDHGIVIAENIFEQKKTGQAPVQASVLGVKKVIAPVTVTILTTIAAFIPLLYIKGMMGKFVQVFPIIVTATLLASFFTAVIVLPNHLAGKDGNEKQRPDWFGPIAGAYEKWLGKILRFRYLIMLVFVVVAALTLLVSRGTINNYVNMWDDSSESIYVNLEVPESCGLDKTEVFTMEVEAIVREHLLEKEMVSLQTQIGHHTVRMMNSKGNHENWSQVHITLVPRSERDRTTGEIIADLRQVVNTRRLTKFKKIVIEEKIMGPPTGEAVNVKIKGKNRKSIRAARIKVEELLRKIPGVKDIDNDQKPGKEEMKVRLDYARLAQYGLTVAAVAQTIRTAYAGTVATYLQSAEEKIEFRVQVDDSYQRDPKFLAALQIPNAAGKLITLSQIATIVPQEGTSVINHHKGNRVATVTADIDEKITTSRQVARKIKKRFAKIAKDFPGTRLGIGGEAKETKESLGGLMVAFVIAVVMIYFILLLLFGSLSQPLLVVVAVPFGLIGALLAFTAHGIPLSFMGIVGMIGLSGVVVNDSVIMVNFINEIFQTRKSPGDLTSIIKIVSQGARQRLRPVVLTTLTTVAALLPTVYGIGGNAKSLVPVVMAMAYGLVFATTVTLILVPALYLVNRDIQTIFKKTVKKATV, from the coding sequence ATGGAAAAAATATTGGAATACCTGGTTCGTAATAAATTGCTGATTAATTTGATCGTTATCACGATTTTTATATTTGGCATGACGAGCTTGTTGGAAATTCGGCGAGAGGTGTTTCCGGCGACCGATATGGACACCATGATTATTAGGGCTATTTATCCCGGTGCCAGTGCTGCGGATGTGGAACTCAATGTTGTGATTCCCATTGAAACCGAACTGGGAAAAATCGCCGGAATTAAGGAACACGCTTCTTTTGCCATTGAAAATGGCGCGACCCTTTATGCTCATCTTGATTATGACCTGGAGAACAAGCAGGCAGTGAAGGATGAAATACACCGGAAGATTACGCTGGGCAATATTTTAGATATTCCCGATGAAGTTGAGGAAATTACGATTGTAGAGGTGAATCCCAAACGGATGGCGGTGTATACCCTGAGCATTACCCAGGCAGGGGACGGGGCGTTGCAGGAAAAGGCGTTGAACAGGTTTGCCCGGCAGCTGGAAGAAGACCTCTTAAAGGTTAAAGGGGTAGGCGAAATCCGGAAAAAGGGATACCGGGACCGGGAAATTGTCGTCGCAGTCCATCCTGCGAAGCTGCGGGACTACTATATTTCACTCAATGATGTGGTCAAAAGTATTCAGGCCCGGAATGTCCGGGCCACCGGCGGAACGTTGCAGTCTTTGCAAAAGGAACAGACCATCGTGACCATCGGCCAGTTTGAAAAACCGATGGAAGTGAAAGACGTGATTGTTCGTTCAAGCTTTGAACAAAAAAGAGTACGCATCAAAGATATCGCCACGGTGCGTGACGGTTTCAAAAAGGAGGCGATCCGGGTCAACGTGAATGGCAAAAAGGCGATTGTGTTCCAGGTGGTTAAAAAAGAGAACGCCGATGTTGTGAAAACCTCTCAAAATGTGAAAGCGTATTTGCAGAAACTGAAACCCCGGGTTGCCGACCGTTTTGAAATCACGACTTTGGAAGATCGCTCGCTTTCCGTCACCGCCCTGCTTGACGTTGTCGTCAATAACGCGTTGATCGGATTTATCCTGGTTTTTGTGGTGCTCTTTTTGTTTCTTGATTTGAAAACCTCGTTTTGGACGGCGGTGGGAATACCCATCAGTTTGCTGATGGTGATTATTTATATGAATCTCACCAATATTTCCCTCAACCTTATGTCATTGGGCGCCATTATCGTGGTATTGGGAATGCTGGTGGACCATGGTATCGTCATTGCAGAGAATATCTTTGAGCAAAAAAAGACCGGGCAGGCTCCGGTGCAGGCCTCTGTGCTGGGCGTTAAAAAAGTGATTGCGCCGGTCACGGTGACTATTTTAACCACCATCGCGGCGTTTATACCGCTGTTGTATATCAAAGGTATGATGGGTAAATTTGTCCAAGTATTTCCGATTATTGTGACAGCCACGCTGCTGGCTTCTTTTTTTACAGCCGTGATTGTTCTTCCCAACCATTTGGCGGGGAAGGATGGAAATGAAAAGCAACGCCCGGACTGGTTCGGTCCCATTGCCGGGGCGTATGAAAAATGGCTGGGAAAAATATTGCGTTTTCGGTATCTCATTATGCTGGTCTTCGTGGTTGTCGCGGCATTAACTCTGCTGGTCTCACGCGGTACGATTAATAATTATGTGAATATGTGGGATGATTCTTCGGAATCCATTTATGTCAATCTGGAAGTGCCGGAAAGCTGTGGACTCGACAAAACCGAGGTATTCACCATGGAAGTCGAGGCGATCGTTCGGGAGCATTTGCTCGAAAAAGAGATGGTTTCCCTGCAGACCCAGATTGGACATCATACTGTTCGGATGATGAATTCCAAGGGGAACCATGAAAATTGGTCACAGGTCCACATCACCCTGGTTCCCCGCAGTGAAAGAGATAGAACGACCGGTGAAATCATCGCCGACCTGCGCCAGGTCGTCAATACCCGCAGACTGACAAAATTTAAAAAAATTGTTATCGAAGAAAAAATTATGGGTCCCCCAACAGGCGAAGCCGTGAATGTCAAAATCAAAGGAAAAAACCGAAAGTCCATCAGGGCAGCCAGGATAAAGGTGGAGGAACTTTTACGGAAGATCCCGGGTGTGAAAGATATTGATAATGACCAAAAGCCGGGCAAAGAAGAAATGAAAGTCAGACTGGATTATGCGCGTCTGGCCCAATATGGTTTGACCGTGGCCGCGGTCGCCCAGACGATTCGTACCGCCTACGCAGGCACGGTTGCGACGTACTTGCAAAGCGCGGAAGAGAAGATAGAGTTTCGGGTGCAAGTGGATGATAGTTATCAAAGGGACCCTAAGTTTTTAGCAGCGCTGCAAATACCCAACGCCGCCGGTAAGCTGATCACCTTAAGCCAGATTGCCACGATTGTCCCGCAGGAAGGAACTTCGGTGATTAATCATCACAAGGGCAATCGCGTGGCCACCGTGACTGCTGATATTGATGAAAAAATAACCACCTCCCGTCAGGTAGCCCGGAAAATAAAAAAACGCTTTGCGAAAATCGCCAAGGATTTTCCCGGCACGCGACTGGGAATCGGCGGCGAAGCAAAAGAGACCAAGGAATCATTGGGAGGACTGATGGTGGCTTTTGTGATCGCGGTGGTGATGATCTATTTTATATTACTGCTCCTGTTCGGGTCACTTTCCCAACCGTTGTTGGTGGTGGTTGCGGTGCCGTTTGGCTTGATTGGGGCACTGCTGGCTTTTACGGCCCACGGCATTCCGTTGTCTTTTATGGGTATTGTCGGTATGATTGGTTTGTCCGGGGTGGTGGTCAATGACAGCGTTATTATGGTAAATTTTATTAATGAAATATTCCAGACCCGGAAAAGTCCGGGTGATTTGACATCAATCATCAAGATTGTCTCGCAGGGTGCACGGCAGCGGTTACGTCCGGTTGTTTTGACCACGCTTACCACCGTGGCGGCACTTTTACCCACGGTGTATGGTATTGGCGGTAATGCCAAGTCTTTGGTGCCGGTGGTGATGGCCATGGCCTACGGTTTGGTTTTTGCGACAACCGTGACCTTGATATTGGTTCCCGCCCTGTACCTGGTTAACCGGGATATTCAAACTATTTTTAAGAAAACGGTAAAAAAGGCTACTGTTTGA